cacccggggagagcgtggatgagctccctctatcagctccagctccatgcggggacatgagagaagcctcccataaggatggtaaaacatcaaaacatctgggcatcccctaggcaacgtccttgcagacggccaattctctcactccagaagcaactctggttgctcctgacacgaaaaaaaaaatcacatctatTGCTATTTTGGGCAATTTTCAGTCTTTTCTGAGTTTCCCCCGTGGGAAAAGCTGCATTTGAATCTACTTTTGGGTGATTTGaaagtgaaaaataaaaaagttgcATAAAAACCAGTACTACCCCCAAGCCTAGAAGCTTTCAGGGTCACACTTTGGTGTACCAATAGTTACATGCAGCCTTTTAGCCACCCTTTactggtatacagtagagtcttgcttctccaaccttcgcttatccaacgttctggattatccaatgtagtctgcctcccacccggatccacagctgttgcaTTTCGCCCCTCCCAGTGAGCGCCCGGTGCATGGAGAGGCCCggtgcacgttgctgcctagagaaacaaacagcacattgctgcctagaaaaaacatgatgttttggtgcttaatttgtaaaatcataatgtaatttgacgtttaataggcttttacttaatccctccttattattcaacatttttgcttttccaatgttctgccagttggtttatgttggataagcgagactctactgtagtttgaaaagtCATACACTCTGATCCACGTTCAGAGAACCTCCCCAGATCTTCtctgtcctccttcctttcttcctcaggAGCTTTTCAGATATTGAAGCAGCTACTCACCGCTTAGCCTCCTCCATCCTTTCCCAGGAAGCGTGTGTCCCTCCTGCCGCAATCCAGCAAAGAAGCCCCTCTCGGCCCCCGATGGTCCGACTGCCCTCCGCTGTCAGTTCCTTCTCAGGCATCGCGGAGGCATTCGTGGCTCCCGACCCGAGTCCCAGCTGGGCCTTGTCTCTCGATGCTTTGACCTCTGAGCCAGATGAACTTTTCGAACCCATCACCAGAGAGTCCAGCCTTGCAGGGGTCAACAGCTGGGAGCCTCTCAATCTCTATCCTTCAGGAGGATCCAGTTTAGTGGGATGGACATCACAACCCCATGCAGAACCTGCCTCTTGTATGGAGCCAAATGCTGGTCCTTCAACTGCAGTTGAATGCCTCATCCCTGCCTTGGATTCAGAAGCTTTTGTGACTTCGGGCCATGACAGCTACTTTCCTTTGTGGGACCTGGAAAGTTGGTGACTTCCCAAAAGAGTTGCCAGCTTGGGATTTTGAAGGCCCTTGGGTTCCTAggccaaaacctgagacctaAAGACAAGCCCCTAGTGATATTATTAAACATTGTCCATTAAGTACCAACAAACATCGCTGATGAGACCTTGTCATTCAAACatgcagagaaagaaagggagagaacaAATGTGCAAACACCTACACAACATTAAAAGCTCAACTTTAGTCAGTTGGCAAAAACTTGATGGCACAAAATGTTTGGACCAGGAGAGTAAGGATGGGGCCACCATGGGAAGGAGTTCTAGCCTGGAAGCAGCCACAAAAGAGGCCCTACTTCTTATTTTCCCACCAAATGAACCTTAGAAGGCTTTGGACCATGGTGATGATCTCTCCAGAAGATGGAATGAGGGTCATAGGGACCTTATGATGTTGTTGAATGACAGCTTCCATTCAGCTTctgggacaggcatgggcaaacttcggtcctccaggtgttttggacttcaactcccacaattcctaacagccggaaggctgttaggaattgtgggagttgaagtccaaaacacctggaggaccgaagtttgcccatgcctgtactagaaGCTGTAATTCTGGAGGGTGTCATATTTCTACTCCTGGTTTAATTACTGGCAATAAGTGCTTTAAATAAAAAAGGATGCTTATTTTGGCCTACTTTTTGCCTTGCACTCCAGCCAAATCCCTACGAAATTGAATTTTTCCCTTTCCTGttgtattatctttatttattggtTCCTAGGGGGAAATGCAGAACTAACTTTGGTGAAGTAGTGGAAAGCAAGGTTCACAACATTAGAGTGCTCCTGCAACCGTTGTTTCCCAGACTTCCTTGTTCCTTGTTATTTTAGCTgtatttcttacagcagctgaagggAAAGGGAGTTAATTTTCCCAGTGAAATTACAGTATTGTCAGCTATCCATGCTGCAATACAATTTGGATGTGACATGTGAAATTGAAAGTGCAATTGAAATCTATTAACTTTACAAAAGACCTGCACCTGGTAGACACAAACCTAGCAAGAATTGGCTTATTGGGATGGATATCACTGACTGT
This sequence is a window from Anolis carolinensis isolate JA03-04 chromosome 6, rAnoCar3.1.pri, whole genome shotgun sequence. Protein-coding genes within it:
- the c6h19orf85 gene encoding uncharacterized protein C19orf85 homolog, encoding MPHSSSPPNRSFLAPPRTLASYDRGRDLCTFVSAAASHVMRTLQRPCRSKPSKRKVNHRRFLQNQICRSFSDIEAATHRLASSILSQEACVPPAAIQQRSPSRPPMVRLPSAVSSFSGIAEAFVAPDPSPSWALSLDALTSEPDELFEPITRESSLAGVNSWEPLNLYPSGGSSLVGWTSQPHAEPASCMEPNAGPSTAVECLIPALDSEAFVTSGHDSYFPLWDLESW